CCTGACAACAGGGAATCATCTGTACCTCCATGAAGAAACTGCTACAATCTATATATTCTCCTCCCCAAAAAACAAGGtatgcccaaacacaaaatgcacATGCTTCAAGCAATGAAAAACAGGGTGGGTTCGCAAGGCTGCGGTTGGGGTTGACCCAATGCCAATGGTGGCAATGATCAGCCCACTTTTCTGTTCCTGATTACCATCACGTGATACTGATTGGAAACTGCAACTGCACAGGATGTTCCTCAAGAACGGGACTACTGGCTTTGGAACAACACCCTTCAGAGTCAAAGAGTCCACTGGCACTTGCTGCCATGGCCTATAGAAGGTGGCTACTTGAGTGCAATAATGGTTGGCAACTAATGTTTGTATTCCCCACTACCTTTTAAGATTCTAGTCAGTGCCTTGAGGACCAAGCAATGGGGAGGGATGATATAGGTAAAGGTGAAGGAGACACTGTTGCAACAAATGCACACTGGATAAGAGATTCTGAGCTGAGGTCACTGGGAAGAGGAAAGTAAATACTCTTAAAGTTGGTCTGGCACTGATCGATAGAACTGCTCAAAAATAAGAGAAAGGGGAGAATTGTCACTTATGAGCTTGGGTGGAACACTGGCGGTATGAATCATCTGTCCATTAATGCCCAAAAGATTTTCTTTCCATTCGCTTCAGCTGGCAAAGCAAAATCAGGTGGGTTGCATAACAAGTGTCCAATCCATAAATGCCAGTCTTTCTCTCATGCTCAGTTATAAAGTTCCCGCAACGTGCACAATACAACCTATTAGATTCTGATCACAGACCCTTCACAGCTGTTCAGTACATACAGTAGTCACCCTTACACACTGGATAAATTGGAACTATCATTAATCAAAACCATTAATCAATTGAGCAAAATGCCAATGAACTTTTATTTGGCAATACTATTGAGTTTGATTTCTTTGGCCAAACTGGACGACATGCAAGGCAAtagaaaaaaaaactcttccatTATCAGAACCACTGTTGAGATCTTGACCAATTCATAACGACTTAGGATCCCAAATTGAATTTTCAGGACTTCAACATTTATTTTGAGGTGGATATGGACAGTTGTCACCGTTATGCTACATTTGCAAATATATTGTAAAAGACTTTGAAGAGAGATCTGTAGCTTTTACTAAAATCTGGTGTCAGAACAACAGAGGAAAATGCTTCCTTTTTAAGTTCAGAGTGTCCAATCTGGATCCTTTTCTTCATTCCTGAAGTCTCAAATTGAAATTTCCATCCAGCAAAGGGACAGGGCCAGGTTGAACATTGGCCTATGTTTTTCACGGTCTTATTGCATGGGTGATACAATTGCTTTAAAGGTGCCTCACTATTCCAGTAAACGTACATCAAATgagtacccccaccccacccccagaatgTAAAGTTAGCACATGCGCTCTTgagttttccaattaagtgctGTCCCATTTTGGTACCAATTGTCTTTTTCTCCTGGGGAGCACAAAGAGTTATCGCCATGGATTTTGAGCATCATGTAGCTGAAGCTACCAATCTACGTCAGGTCTCTCTCCCTTTTTCGGGAACAGCATTTGCATACAATTACTTAATGGTCTCATGGGGGCACCAATCCATCATCAGCACGACACAGCAAACATTTATGTACTAATGGTTATGTTACCACGCATCTGGGAGATCAGTTACAAAGTTTGGCCGGTTCAACTTTCAGATAATGGGTGAATGCTTTCAGTTTAAGCCCTTTGGTTCCTTTTGCACGCAAAATCCTTTCTCCCCCAACTCATGGTATGAAACTAGGAGTACCTGGGAAGAATTGAAAGATAAATTCTCACACTGAATTTTGACAGAATGTGACAAAGATTATGGAAACATCCTTCAAATAAACAAAACCATCAGCCTCAAAGTATTAATACAAATAATAGTACATATTCTTACACTTCACAAAAATGAGATAAAGTGAACTGCAGCACAATCTGCGTATTCAAAGCAACGCACAACCTTTGACTTCAAAATGTATTACAAAGAGGCTTTAGAAACTGTTAAAATGATTTCACGAAGCACATAAAAAAACACTGAAATTAAGAGATTAATAAATAGTTAAAAATAAAGCATGTTAAAAGCATCTTAGGTTTTTACATAAAAGCTGGGCTTTGTGAACAGTTAAATAAAATCTACCATCTTTTGCATGCGGGATGGGAGACAAGGAGAAAATTCTCACATGGACCACTTTCATCTGAAAACAATGAAAGACTTTTTAGCACACAAAGCCTCAGCCTCTTTTGATCTTAAAATGGATTTCAGCTAATAAAAAAAGTTGCAAAATGTGGGAGCCAAACACAAGTACGATTGAGCCGGGAATTAAAGCTGCAAAGCTTTGTTAAGACTTTTCTGAGTCCAACCCTTTGTTTTGGGGGAGGGTGTCCTCATACAAAGGTCACCACACTTGGGTGGATCTTGCTCAACTTAAAAAAACTCTGATTGTGAGGGAAGGCAAAAAAATATTTATGTAAAACTTGACAAAGCCCAACCCCTCAAAAATGTACAAAAAAGTTACATTTCACGTACACTGTCTGATAAGTGATTGCTGACATTAGAAATAATGACAAACTTAACACCTTGAAAATTTTGTTATGAACACGTTGGCAGATCTGAGGCATCTGTCGAAATCAGGACGAGTTACCAGCTGAAATCAAAGAACCTCGTATAATCAGAAACAAAATACTATAGTCGTACAATAGACAGTTTTGCTTTAACAACAATGCACTTCATTTCAGTTACCAATCAGAGCCACATTCATCAGGTCATCATCTTCGCCAATTAAAAATGCTGGGCTGGGGCGAGATGACCGTTCGGAGTTCAGGGATGTGTTCCCTGCCATAGATAAGGATTGGTCAGTTGAAATAGGAGACTTTGACCAACTTTCTGGTTTGATGCTGGAGTGAGATTTTttcttctccctgtctctgtcacGGTCCCGATCTCTGTCCCGATCCTTgtccttccctttcttcttcTCCTTTTTGTGTTTTTTATGCTTTTCTAAGCTGTACTCGGGGAGTGGCCGGATATCGTCATCTGAGCTCGGACTGTTCTGGTGGGATTTCTCAGCAAACGATGACCCCGATTCGCTGCCACTATCTCCACCTTGAGGGGTGTAGGCAGGAGACTTGCTGTAACTTGGTGAACACCGTTCGTGTTTTGGTGTTGAACCACTGAACAAAGGTGAGCCATAGTTTTTCGCGCCAGTTATCTGAGGTCTCAAACCATCACCACTACCGTCACTTGGCTTCTGCAAGGTTACTTTGGCCTTGATGCTGGGGGAACCACCATCATGTTTGCTAATGATAATTTTTGCCACACCAGTTCCACCACCATTCTTGGAGTCGGAAGATTTCTTTCCACTGTCACCTGAGCTGCCTGAGACAGAGACCTTGGATTTTCCTTCTTTGTCGCTTTTCTCTCGCTTTCCCTGATAATCTGCAGGGGACATATTGTGCTTGGATGGCAAGCTATGAGTAGAGGGCATTGTTGCTGCAGCCATTTGACCATCTGGACAGTCTTCTGCACCTGAACCgcctacaccacccacaccatgTTTCAATTTGTCAATCACTGCAGTCAAGGATGGCTTCTTGGTTCGACTTGGAGATTTTCCCTTGATTAAATGTCCATGAGCATTTTGAGATGAAGACATTGAGGAAGCAGAGgacgaggaggaagaagaggtggAGGTTGGAGGCTTCTGGCTCAAAGAACTGGAGGAAGCCATACCGGAGGACTGTTTCATGCTTGAACTGGAACTAGACCCCGACATATGAGAACCTCCTGAGCCAGAGCTAACTGGAGATTTAGCTTTTGTTGGTGGAGTCCCTGGAATGGGCTTCAATGGTGATGAAAGTTTGTCCGAGTTGCCTGAAGGTCTTGAGTGGGAGGGAGACACATTGGGTTTTCCTCCAGATGGATTAACCAGGGAAGATGATGACTTAACTTGAGGTTTCATTTTGTTGCTACTACTATTGCTGGAACTCAAGCTGCTACTACTGGTCAACCCATGTTTGGTGACTGGAGAAGAGCTGGGTTTTCCCATAGACTGCGAAGAACTCTTGGACTGGCTCGAACTGGTACTGCTTTGACCTGAATAAAGGCTGCTGCTCATTTTGGAACTGGAAGAGCCTTCGGATTTGTTGCTTTTCActttgctggaggaggaggaattggaTGAATGAGAGTGGTGACTTTTACTGCTGGATGAAGGACCTGACCCAAACTGACTATGTGAAGACGATTTGCCAACCATCTCTTTGCGAATCTGAATTGTGATTTTTGGAATTGGAGGTGTAGCCCCACTAGGTGGCGTCTGTGAGCGGCCAGAACTCCCAGGAGATTTGGAGCCGGTGGTACTAGCTGGTGGAGTGAAAGGACGGCTTGACACACTATGAGATGGGGACTTACTTTCCGAGTCAGTTTTCTTACGTTTTGGAGGTTTTTCTTTGCTTTTGCCTTCATTCGATGGTGTCCTGGTGCGCTTCCCAGGCTTTCCATCAATGCCTATTCCTGATAAATTGCTACTACTGCTGCCATTTCCTTCCTTACCACATCGCTGTTTTTGAGATTTGTCCATTTTTCCGACTTCAACTGTGCTCAACAAAGGACTCTGATTCCCACTATGTTCCACCACATCAGATGGTCCTAAAGACTTGCTGCCACTCGCAAACATACTGAAATCCACCATGTCTGTATGGCTGCTCCCTTTAGAGCGGTCTCCAGTGTCACCACTCATTGTCTGCACATTTATTGAGGCAAGTGGATGTGAAGCAAAGCTCTTTGAGTCATCGATATCTTCACTCTGGCTGTTCTCATCAAAATAGCCACTCACAAAATTGTTGCCGCTTTGATTATCTAATAAAAAATCCACTCCATCAGGAAAAAACTGGTTTGAAGAGTCACTGGTTGGAGTAGCAGTAGCATCTGCTATTAAATCCGCAGGATCAGTGTACGTGTTCTCATTACTTTCACCTTGAAAAACATCCGCGTCAAACGTACTGTTTACAGCAGAATGAGAAGAGTTTGAAGAATCACGGACTGGCGTCCCAATGGACTGGCAATTGTCTCCGGTGGTGGCCAGCTTAGCTGTCTGTTCTGCAATATCGGATAGAATCTCTGTGACGTCAGCTCCAATGCTGTCTGTACTAGGTAGGCGCACCATTCTCTGCATACTGGACTGCTGAGTATGCACCACCGTTGAAGGGTATGTAGTAGGTGGTGTGTTACATTGGCTTGGGGCTGGGGTAATATGAGGAGTGTCCAAAGAATCTCCGGCCAGGTTTACATCAAAGACACTGTTCGGAGCATCAAAGTCCATGGAGATGAGTTCTCTCTGGAAGTCCTCCTCAGTCTGTTGCTGCTTGGGCTTATCTGTTTGCGACCTCGTCCTCTTCTTTTTCTGTTTCGTGCTACTTGTAGCCACATCAATTCTCGGAGAGCTTGATGAAGAATTTTGCCTCTCCAAAGGGCTACTATTATACAGTGTAGAAAAATCTTGGCTTGGGTTGTCTTTGAGTAAGTTCATGAGCATGGGGTGGTTTTTGGTATTACTTGCCGGGGAAGATGCTGGTGGTGGTGTATGGCCGGGTGGTGTAGGGCTTGAACCAATGGATGAACCAACACTCCCTGTAATTTGCAGCAAACTAGTCAGAATCGGGTTCTGGTTTACCTTAAAGGAATCCTCCCCGTGCCCCGATTCATGCCTTTCCTTCACACCCATGTTTCCCAAATTGAAGATGGTGGAAATGGGGCCGGGAAAGGTACTGGTAGGAGTAGTGGTGCCACTTGCTGGATTGTTGCCCAGTTGCGTGCTGTAGCCGGGACTGGTCGCTGGGGGTGGATTCCTTTTCAGCATGTCCTCAACTGTCTCTGCAATGAGGGGCAAGGCCGGTGTGTCTGCTTGGATGGTCTCAGCCTTTCGACGGATTGCTCGCATCGTCACGGGGATGGACATACACCTGTAAAACATGTGTGATATCAGTAACATCACCCAAATTTAATTTGAATGTTTCCACCCCCCAAAATTTATCCACGGTACAT
The DNA window shown above is from Scyliorhinus canicula chromosome 19, sScyCan1.1, whole genome shotgun sequence and carries:
- the med1 gene encoding mediator of RNA polymerase II transcription subunit 1, translating into MAALQGFPVSVSYSHGGSADTSAGPLPQPPHAERSKEEATEAEKLSKMNSLLEKLHTKYSQTRPWTETAKLVRQAMEKRGIMNTGGHQHLIACLETLQKALKVMSLPAMTDRLESIARQNGLGSHLSPSGTECYITSDMFYVEVLLDSTGQVCDVKVAHHGENPVSCQELVQYLREKNFLEFSKHLKGLVNLYKLPGDNKLKTKMYLALQSLELDLSKMAHMFRLATNASNLDTILQGSVGYLTPRSGGHLMNLKYYIPPYDLFEEGTGASLNLNENNVPRSLGMNVFVTIEGHTGMCKLPIAPLITGSHPTDNKGTPSFSSVTNTNSVDLPACFFLKFPQPIPVSAFCIQKLQNFLGIPLFDPPATLVPLYELITQFVLSGKDGTSSTLKHNMRFYASLPGQQHCYFLNKDAPIHDGRCLQGALLHKIPFRHPGQVPQILELIRHQVSYNTLIGSCVKRTVLKEDLPGRLQFEVCPLIDTSFSLSFQHPVNDSLVCVVMDVLDSRQVSCKLYKGLSDALICTDDFIARVVQRCMSIPVTMRAIRRKAETIQADTPALPLIAETVEDMLKRNPPPATSPGYSTQLGNNPASGTTTPTSTFPGPISTIFNLGNMGVKERHESGHGEDSFKVNQNPILTSLLQITGSVGSSIGSSPTPPGHTPPPASSPASNTKNHPMLMNLLKDNPSQDFSTLYNSSPLERQNSSSSSPRIDVATSSTKQKKKRTRSQTDKPKQQQTEEDFQRELISMDFDAPNSVFDVNLAGDSLDTPHITPAPSQCNTPPTTYPSTVVHTQQSSMQRMVRLPSTDSIGADVTEILSDIAEQTAKLATTGDNCQSIGTPVRDSSNSSHSAVNSTFDADVFQGESNENTYTDPADLIADATATPTSDSSNQFFPDGVDFLLDNQSGNNFVSGYFDENSQSEDIDDSKSFASHPLASINVQTMSGDTGDRSKGSSHTDMVDFSMFASGSKSLGPSDVVEHSGNQSPLLSTVEVGKMDKSQKQRCGKEGNGSSSSNLSGIGIDGKPGKRTRTPSNEGKSKEKPPKRKKTDSESKSPSHSVSSRPFTPPASTTGSKSPGSSGRSQTPPSGATPPIPKITIQIRKEMVGKSSSHSQFGSGPSSSSKSHHSHSSNSSSSSKVKSNKSEGSSSSKMSSSLYSGQSSTSSSQSKSSSQSMGKPSSSPVTKHGLTSSSSLSSSNSSSNKMKPQVKSSSSLVNPSGGKPNVSPSHSRPSGNSDKLSSPLKPIPGTPPTKAKSPVSSGSGGSHMSGSSSSSSMKQSSGMASSSSLSQKPPTSTSSSSSSSASSMSSSQNAHGHLIKGKSPSRTKKPSLTAVIDKLKHGVGGVGGSGAEDCPDGQMAAATMPSTHSLPSKHNMSPADYQGKREKSDKEGKSKVSVSGSSGDSGKKSSDSKNGGGTGVAKIIISKHDGGSPSIKAKVTLQKPSDGSGDGLRPQITGAKNYGSPLFSGSTPKHERCSPSYSKSPAYTPQGGDSGSESGSSFAEKSHQNSPSSDDDIRPLPEYSLEKHKKHKKEKKKGKDKDRDRDRDRDRDREKKKSHSSIKPESWSKSPISTDQSLSMAGNTSLNSERSSRPSPAFLIGEDDDLMNVALIGN